The Planctomycetota bacterium genome contains the following window.
ACGTGAACCTCCGGGAGGCGACTGATCGAACGTCACGACCGAACTGTACACGAATGCACACGATGGTGCAGAGGATGAGGATAGCCCGGCCAATGTCACGTCCGCAACGGTTTCCGGGCTGATGAACGACTCGTGAGCCTCGGGGATCGGTTCCGGTTCCGTGACGAACGCGATCAGCCGGCTGTCGCCCCCGCGGTGAATCAGCGCCCGCGCTTCGGCCCCGGCGCCGGGGGCTGCGGCGGCTGCTCCGGCTTCGGCTCGTCGGCGTCCGGCTTGTCGGCCGCCCCCGCCTTGTCTTCTTCAAGGACGATCGACGCCGAATTGATGCAGTAGCGCAGGCCGGTCGGCGGCGGACCGTCGTTGAACACATGGCCGAGGTGGGCGCCGCACTTGCGGCAGGTGACCTCGGTGCGGTGCATGAAGAACGAGAAGTCGTCGTGCTCGGCAACGACCTTCCCCTTCACGTCCCCCTGCTTGGCGTCGATCGGGGCGTTGAAGCTCGGCCAGCCACAGCCGCTGTCAAACTTCTCGTCGGAGCGGAACAGCGGCTCGCCGCAGCAGATGCAGCGGTAGGTGCCCTTGGTCTTGGTGTTCCAATACTTGCCGGTGAAGGCGCGCTCGGTGCCCTTGAGCCGCGCCACCTGGAACTGCTCCGGGGTGAGCCGCTGCTGCCAGCCCTCGAGCGTGGTCGGCAGGGGATTGCCCTCGGCATCGACCACCGGCGCCGGTTGGCCGGCACCGGGCTGGGAAGGCTGCCCGCGCTGCATGGAGTTTTTCCCGCGGTTGGAGGAGGGGGGGCGCGGTTTGCCGGGGGGATCGGCCGCAGGCGCTCCCGCGACACCCCACGCCACGCCGATCGCACATGCCACGGCGACAAGCCCGGCCCGCGGGCGAAGCTGTCGGATCATCGGGTGCCTCCCTCGTCGGATCGGTCGGCTCGCAGGCGCCGGGCGGGGCGATCATCGCCCGGAAGAACACCAAGACGAGTTTACACCCGGGCTGGCCCCGGGGGAGCGGCGTGCGGCCCCGCCGCGATTGCTGGCCCGGCGGTCGCTCCAGCCGGTCAGCCCCCCTTCTTGGGATCGGGGAGAGTCTCGGGCTTGTATTCGTGGTCGCGCTTCCGGATCACCTCGGCCTTCACGATCCGGTCGGGTTTGATCCCCGGCACCGTCTGGCCCACAGGGTCCTGCGTACGGATCAGCTTGGGGAGTACGTCCATCCCTTCGATGATCCGGCCGAAGACGGTGTGCTTGCCGTCGAGGTGCTCGGTGGGGCGGAAGGTGAGGAAGAATTGCGAGCCGCCGGTGTCCTTGCCGGCATGGGCCATCGACAGCGAGCCGCGGAAGTGCTTCCGTGCCCCGGGCTCGTAGCACTCGCAGGCGATGGCATAGCCCGGTCCGCCGGCGCCGGTGCCCTTGGGATCGCCCCCCTGGGCCATGAACCCGCCGATCACGCGGTGGAACGGCGTGCCGGCGTAGGTTCCGTTCTCGACCAGCGCGATGAAGTTGGCGACGGTGTTGGGCGCCTCGTTCTCGAACAGCTCGACGACGATGTCGCCCTTGGTGGTGGTGATCTTCACGCGCGGCAGGTCGTCGGCCTTGGCCTCGGCGTCTCGAGCGGCCATCTCGGCCTCGACCTTGGGAAGCTCCGCGGCGAGCGACCGCTCGAGCTGGACGATCCGCCCGTCCTCGACCCCCGCTGCCGCTGCCTTCTTCAGCCACGCCGCCGCGCGGTCGGGCTCGGAGCGGAAGATCGCCGCCGTCGCCGCGACGATCGCCACCCCCTTCTCGGCGTCGCCGGGATCGGCGAACACGCCCGCCGTGTCGAGGAGGTCCGCCAACTCGAGGGCCCGATCCGGGTCGTCGCCCTGCATCGCGGCGGTGACGACGGCCGTGCACATCTCGCGGGCGGCCTTGCTCGCGGGGTTGGCGGCCACCAGCGTGAACGCCGCCTTCTCCAGCTGGTCGCTCGCCTTCTCCGCCTCCGGCTTGAGCCCCTCGAACTTCACCTCGAGGGCGTCGCGCTTCGCGTTGTCGGTCTCGTTCTTGTACTGGCCGCCGAGGACCTGCATCTCGCCGACGAGCCGCTTCATCTCCTTGCGGGCGGCATCGAATTCGGCCTGCGCCGCCTGGAGATCGACCGGCTTTTCGGGGGCCGCCGGCTGGGCCGAAGCGCCCGGGATCGTCGCCCA
Protein-coding sequences here:
- the msrB gene encoding peptide-methionine (R)-S-oxide reductase MsrB is translated as MQRGQPSQPGAGQPAPVVDAEGNPLPTTLEGWQQRLTPEQFQVARLKGTERAFTGKYWNTKTKGTYRCICCGEPLFRSDEKFDSGCGWPSFNAPIDAKQGDVKGKVVAEHDDFSFFMHRTEVTCRKCGAHLGHVFNDGPPPTGLRYCINSASIVLEEDKAGAADKPDADEPKPEQPPQPPAPGPKRGR
- a CDS encoding peptidylprolyl isomerase, whose amino-acid sequence is MAARDAEAKADDLPRVKITTTKGDIVVELFENEAPNTVANFIALVENGTYAGTPFHRVIGGFMAQGGDPKGTGAGGPGYAIACECYEPGARKHFRGSLSMAHAGKDTGGSQFFLTFRPTEHLDGKHTVFGRIIEGMDVLPKLIRTQDPVGQTVPGIKPDRIVKAEVIRKRDHEYKPETLPDPKKGG